The Haloplanus sp. GDY1 genomic sequence GACATGGCGCTCGTCATCGATTGCCACTGCACTTCTCCGGGTGGACGAACTCCTCGCACGGAACCCCGTTGGCGCCAAGGTGAAGTCCTCTCTTCGTGGGAGTCGACTCTACCGGTGGGCAACAGCATCACCAGAGGGGTTCGTGCCACTCGACTCGTACCGGGCTCGCTTAGTTCCCGCAACCGTCCGTGCTGCAGCCACATCGTCAACGACGTTCACACCCATACTGGAACGACGACCGCTCGTCGATTTGCTGATGATGGCGCTGATCGTCTCTCTCCCGCTCGGTCCGTTCGAAGTCGGGATGTTTTCGCTTCCGGACGTGCTCGTATTGGTCACCGTCGTCGTCCTCGGACTGGACGCGCTACGGAGGGGAGCGCTGCAGCGAACGACCGCCTCCATCGGTGCCGTCGTCGCCATCACCGCCTTGCTCGGGTGGATGGCCGGCTCGATCGCCGCGACCGGGGCATCGGTTCGGGAGCTCACCCAGCCCATCGGCCACTGGCTGTTGCTCTGTGCCGTGGTGCTGTACGTCGACAACCACCGGGATGCAGAGCGGGTACTCCTGGCCGGCGCTGTCGCTGCCGCCGGTATCGCGGTCCTCACCCTTCTCGCAACGGTGGTCCAACTCCCGATGGAGCCACGAACCCTCCGCCCGCGTACGTTCGGGCCGATACGGATGCCCGTCGGTCGGGTGTACCCCCTACCGCTTTCGTTCGGGATTTTGGGAATGTTCCTGCTCTATCCCGCTCCGTATCTGGCCGTCCGCGGGTGGCAGGAACGCTCCCGGATCGCGCTTGGTGGCGCCGGAGCGGTCGTCCTCGCGGTCGTCATCACCCAGTCCCGAAGTACGTACCTGGCACTGGCGGCGGCCGTCGGCATCCTGGCACTCGCCGGCGTCTGTTGGACCCTCGTCCACGGGCCGACACACTGGCGCCGTCGGATGGGGTTCGGGGCGCTCGTCGGTGGAACGGTGTCGCTCCCGATCGCACTGCTCGGCGCACGAACGCTGATTCGCGCCGGGCGCCGGACGTTCGTCGCACGCCTCGGCCAAGTCAGGGAGGGGGTCTTGCTCATGCTCGACCGGCCGCTGTTCGGCACCGGCCCGGGCCAGTTCCGGGAGGTCGTCGAGATTCGACACGTGATCCACACGGCGTGGGTTCGGTTGGGAGCCGAATCGGGAGTTCCAGCGCTAGCGCTCTTTTTGGTCGCTGTCTACGTGGGAGTGAGACAGCTTGTTCGGACGGCGACTCAAACGGAACGGGCCACACTAGCGATAGTCTTGCTTGCAGGTGGGACAGCCGTTGCTATCGAAGCCTCATTTCAGGGGAGTTTCGGCCGGCCAACGTGGGTAGTGCTTGGACTCGCAGTTACCGCCCCATGGCGACAACTAGAGGAGAGCAACCAGACAAGATGAGAGCCCAGTCGGAACATCAGTCATTGACGATCCACAGTCATATCACACACTCGTTCACATTTCCAAAGAAATGAAGCC encodes the following:
- a CDS encoding O-antigen ligase family protein, which produces MSLDEQSRIGRTWRSSSIATALLRVDELLARNPVGAKVKSSLRGSRLYRWATASPEGFVPLDSYRARLVPATVRAAATSSTTFTPILERRPLVDLLMMALIVSLPLGPFEVGMFSLPDVLVLVTVVVLGLDALRRGALQRTTASIGAVVAITALLGWMAGSIAATGASVRELTQPIGHWLLLCAVVLYVDNHRDAERVLLAGAVAAAGIAVLTLLATVVQLPMEPRTLRPRTFGPIRMPVGRVYPLPLSFGILGMFLLYPAPYLAVRGWQERSRIALGGAGAVVLAVVITQSRSTYLALAAAVGILALAGVCWTLVHGPTHWRRRMGFGALVGGTVSLPIALLGARTLIRAGRRTFVARLGQVREGVLLMLDRPLFGTGPGQFREVVEIRHVIHTAWVRLGAESGVPALALFLVAVYVGVRQLVRTATQTERATLAIVLLAGGTAVAIEASFQGSFGRPTWVVLGLAVTAPWRQLEESNQTR